Part of the Meiothermus sp. QL-1 genome is shown below.
TATCAGGCTTTGTGTTTCAACCCTCACTTGAGCTTTCGCCCGAGTGCGACGAACCCCCTGGGGTTTTAGCACCTGCTTGGGGTTCGCGCAACACAGGTGCTGCCCCTATGCTAGCAGCAACTGCCTAAAACCAGTTGGAAAACATCCTTTGTCTGCTACCAACACCTGCCAAACAGCCTTCGATGTTGATTCGAACCCCCGCCCCGGTCCCGGTATAGTAACCTGGTGTCGCTTGCCCTAGGGGGTAAGGCTTAGCATGCACCGAAGGTCTGCGTACTGGTTCGCCCTACCAGCGGTAGGGTTTCTGGGACTATTCCTGCTTTATCCCTTCCTGGATGTGCTGCGCTTTTCCACCTGGGACTGGTCGGGCCTGTCGGAACCCCGGCCAGTGGGACTGCAGAACTATCGCGATATCCTGCGCGACCCCGACTTCTACCGCAGTCTGCAAATCACTTTGGTCTTCGGGGTCATGACCCTCGTACCATTCATTCTGCTCTCTATCCTGCTTGCCGTGGCCCTGGACGGCCAACCCTATGAGCGCCCCGTCAAGGCCCTTCTTTTCCTTCCCGGGCTGGTTACCCTGGGGGGGGCCACGGTGGCCTGGTACACCCTTTTCAGCCCCGAGTATGGGGCATTGGCTTCGGTGGTGCCGGTGCCGCGTTGGGACCAAAGCCCTTTTTGGGCCCTGGTGCTGGTAATGCTCTTTACCATTTGGCGGCACATCGGCTACGGGGTGCTGGTGGTTTCGGCGCGGCTCAAGGCTATTCCAAAAACGCTGCTCGAGGCGGCAGCAGTGGACGGAGCCTCGCCGGCCCAGGCCTTTCGCTTCATCATCCTGCCCCTGCTGCGCCCGGCTATTACCTATCTGCTGGTCATTGGGACGGTGCTCTCACTTCAGTCCTATACGGCGGTTTTCCTGCTTACCCGGGGAGGGCCCTTCGGGGGCACCGAGGTGCTGGGCTACTACCTCTACAAAACCGGCTTTGAGGTGGGCCGGCTGGGGTATGCAGCGGCTCTTACGGTGGTCATTCTTCTGCTCACCCTCTTTTTCGCCGTGGCCCAGCTAAGGCTCTTGCGAGAGGGAAAATAAGGAGGCCCCATGCGCTGGCTCGGACATCTCTTCGTGGGGGTAGTGGTTTTCCTGGTAGCCCTGCCCTTCATCTGGATGGCCTACGCAGCTTTCATTCCGCCTAAGCTCATCTTCACCGGGGAAATTTTCAGCCAGCTCGCCTTTAGTTTGGAGAACTTCCAGGTATTGGGCCGAGAGGGGTTTTGGGAGGGCTTCTGGGGGCGCCTGCTCTTCTCAGCCCTGCTTACCGGAGGGGTTACCCTGCTCCAGCTTTTCACCGGCTTCTTGGCTGCCTATGCCCTGAAAGAGGGGGTCCCGCTCTTGCCCTTCTTCCTGCTGCTTTTGGCCATCCCCGTAGAACTGCTGCTGGTGCCTTTGTACGGCATTTTGGCCGGGCTGCGCTTGCTCGATACCCTATGGGCTTTGGTGCTGCCCTTTGCCGCCAGCCCCTTCATCGTCTATCTGCTTTTCCAAGGCATGCGCACCGTACCCGAGGAGCTTTTGGAAGCGGCCCGGCTAGACGGCGCGGGTCACCGGGTGCTTTTGTCCCGTATTCTTCTGCCCCTGATGCGGCCCCAGCTTATAGCTGCCGGGGTGCTGGCCTTTGCTGCCCACTGGAACCTGGTGTTGTATCCCCGAATTGTGGCCGGTAGCAAGGAGCTCAAAACCGTACAGACCTGGATCACCGACCTGCAACGGCAAAATCCTGCCGACTGGGGGCCTCTTTCGGCTGCGGCCCTGGCCGCTACTTTGCCTTTGGTTATCGTTTACCTGCTATACGAGCGGCGCATCGTGGAAACCTTTGAGGAAGGGCTCAAGGGATAGGCTCATCGCCCTCTTTTCCTGGGGTCTAGGTGGTCTCTCAGGCCATCGCCCAAAAGGTTGAAGCCCAGAACCGCCAGGCTGATGGCCAGGCCGGGAAAGATGACGGGGTAGGGGGTTAGCTCCTGGTAGCTCTGGGCCTCCCGCAGCATGCGGCCCCAGCTTGGGTCGGGGGGCTGGGTGCCCAGGCCCAGGTAGGAGAGCGCAGCCTCGGCCAGGATGGCCAGGGCGAAAGCCAGGCTGGCTTGAACCACCAGCGGGCCAGTTATGTTGGGCATCACGTGGCGGAGTGCGATTCGCAGGTGCCCTGCACCCAGGGCTCGAGCGGCTTCCACGTAGGGAAGATTTTTGGTGGCGAGCACCCCAGCCCGGGCCACTCGAGCAAAGGCCGGCACTGCGGCCAGGCCAATGGCCACCATGGAGGTGGTTACGCCAGGGTTGAAGACAGCGGCCAGCAGGAGGGCCAGCAAAAGAGCGGGCAGGGCATACAGGGCCTCCAGCAGTACCGAAAGCGCCTGGTCGAGCCATCCCCCCACATACCCGGCCAACACCCCCAGCGCCACCCCCAGCGAAAGCCCGATCCCTACGGCCACCAGGCCCACATACAGGGCGTTTTGGGCACCGGCCAGTAAGCGGGCCAGGGTATCGCGCCCCAAGATATCGGTTCCCAAGGGGTGCCCTGGGGTGAGGGGAGGGGCCAGACGGTTGGGGGTGGTGGCGTTGGGGTCGGTGGGGTTCAGGGCGCTAAGAAGCGCCATGCAAAGAACCAGCAACACCAGAACCCCCCCGGCTTTGAGTGGGAGGGGGAGGTTGCGCCACTTCCGGTTACTCATAGCTCACACGGGGGTCGAGTAGTGCATACAAAAGGTCCACCACCAGGTTTGTAAGCACGATGAAGGCTGCTATTACCAGCACCACACCCTGCAAAAGCGGATAGTCTCGCGCGCTTATGGCGGTAAGTGATAAGGAGCCCAGGCCTGGAATGCCAAATACTGTTTCCACCACCACTGTAGCGATGAGCAGGTTGGCGAACTCGAGGCCCAGCACCGTTGCCACGGGCAAGGCCGCGTTCCTTAGGGCGTGCTTGTAAAGCACGCTTCGCTCCGAGAGGCCCTTGGCCCTTGCGGTGCGGACGTAGTCCTGTGAGAGGACCTCGAGCACGCTGCCTCGCACCAGCCGAACCAGGAATGCGGCGCTGGCCAGCCCCACCGTGAGCACTGGCAGCACCAATGATGCCAGGGCGCGTCCCGGGTTCTCCCAGCCCTCCACGGGAAAGCTGGTGGGCAAGGGCAGCCTGAGCCAGACGACGAAAAGATAGATGAACATCAGCCCCACCCAGAACGAGGGCAGCACAACGCCCACAAGCGAGCCCATCGAGACCGCCAGGTCTACCCAGCTTCCGGCCCGTCGCGCGGCCAGGACCCCAAGCGGCACCGCGATCAGGACCGCCAAAAAAAGCGAGACCAGCACGATGGGAAGAGTAATTCCGAGCCTGTTTAGAATGAGCGCGGCGATGGGCTGCTCGTAGCGAATGGAGAGGCCCAGATCGCCCCTCAGCACCCCCGAAAGCCAGCTTAGGTATCGCTCTAGCGGGGGCTTGTCCAGGCCTAGCCGGGCCTCTAGAGCAGCCACGTCCTCAGGCGTAGCCTCGATGCCCAGAATGGCCTGGGCCGGGTTGCCCGGAATCAGAAGCAACGCGGCAAACACCAGGGAGCTGGCCAACCAGAGGGTGACCAGGGCGAAGCCCAGGCGGCGAACGCTGTAGGCGAGCATGGTAGAAAGAGCCGGCCGCCGGCCCCGGCTGCCGGCTACCAGCAGGGGTTAGCGCACCCAGACCTCGGCCACGCTAATTCCGGGCGATAGGAAGCCCTGGGGCCAGTTCTGCACCCGGGCCCGGTGGGCACCCAGCGCGGGCAGGCTCATCACCCACACGCTGGCGGCGTCCTCGGCTAGGAGACGCTGGGCTGCGGCCAGGGCCTCGCAGGCCTGGGTTGCGTTGGGCGCCCTGAGGTACTGGGTGAAAAGCTGTTGGAAGCGGGGGTTGTTGTAGCGCCAGTAGTAGCGGGGGTTGGCGTAGTTGCCTATGTCGTTGGCCTCTACGTGCCCGATGAGGGTCATGGCGTAGTCGGCCTGGGTGAAGACCCGCTGAATCCAGGTGTTGAAATCGGTCACCTGTATGCTGACCTGCAGCGGTCCTAATCGGTTGAGCTGGGCCACCAGGGCTTCCCCAATGCGCCTTTCGTAGGGAAACTCGGCCGCTAGGTTGAAGGTGAAGCGAAGGGGGTTTTGGTTGGTGAAGCCTGCCTCGGCCAAGAGGCGCCGGGCCTCTTCCGGGTTGTAGGGGTTAAAGTTGGAAAGGTCCACGTAGCAGGCCTCCCCCGGGGAGCGCATGGAGCCGATTTTGGTGCCGTAGCCCAGCATGGCCCCTTGGATGAGCTCATCCTTGTTGATGGCCAGGGTGATGGCCCGGCGCACCCGTACGTCGTTGAAAGGGGGGCGGCTGTTGTTGAAGCCTGCCACAGCCTCGGCGGTGGCTGTGCCGGCAACCACCCGGAAGTTGGGGTCGCGCGAGAGAAGGAGGGCGTTCTCGGGCAGAAGGGCGTAGGCAATTACGTCCAGGTCGCCAGCCCGAAGCCCCGCGAGCTGGGCATCCCCATCGCCAAGAAAGCGAAAGTTAACCCGGTCCAGGTAGGGCAGGCCCTGGATGTAGTAGTTGGGGTTGCGCTCCAGCCGAACGGCTACCCCCCGCTCCCAGGCGGCAAAGCGGAAGGGCCCGGTGCCCACGGGCTGTACTCGCTGCTCGGCCAGGGGGCGCTGGCGGGGTCCTATGAGCGATTCGGGCCTTGAGAGGATGAACAGGAAGTCGTTGTTGGGCTGGCGTAGCCGGAAAACCACGGTGTTGGAGTTGGGGCTGCTCACCTCGGTGATGTCGCGGTATAGGTCGGGGCGCAGATGGCCTGAAGCCCGGGTGTCAGGGTTTCTGGCCCGGTTGAACTTGGCGATGACATCCTGGGCGGTGAAGTCGGAGCCGTCATGGAACTTCACCCCCTGGCGCAGGGTGAAGGTGTAGGTGAGACCAGAGTCGGAAACGCTCCAGCGTGTGGCCAGCGAAGGGACAATCTCCCCCCTGGGGTTGCGCTTGACCAGACCCTGCAGCACGTTGTCGTAGACCACCCGGGATATGTCCGCCCCGGCCACTTGGGTGGGGTCCCAGGCTGCGGGCTCAGTTTGGAGGGCGATGGTGATGGAACCTCCGCGCTGCTGGGCCATCCCAAGACCAAAGAAAACCGCGAAGCCTATCAGCAACCAACGATTCATCCCGTTTCCTCCTTGTGTTGGGAAAATCGCGATTTCTGGTCGCGCCGCGCGGGTGGGCGATTGCCTCACCGGAAATTTAGGTCGGGTTTTCTCCACCCTCCCCACCCGAAAAAAGCCCAAGCGCAGGGCTTTTTTCGGTATCGCTCGTAACTTGCAACATAACACGAAGCCAAGCTTTTGCAAAGCCTCTGGTAGACGCTCATAGGCTCAATCGGATACCCTGGTGAAGATGCCCTCGGCCCGTTCGGCTGCCGAACTCGTAGCCCGCATTTTGGGGCGCAAAGAGCTGCGGGCTGGGGTGGAGCGGGGACGGGCTATCGCTTTGTGGCCGCAGGTGGCGGGCCCTGCTCTGGGCCAGATGAGCGAAGCCGAGCGCCTGGAGGATGGGGTGCTGTTCGTGCGGGTTACCGACTCGGTGGTGGCCCATCAGCTCACCTACCTGCGCGAGGAGTTTATCCGCCGCTACCAGGAGCACCTGCCGGGGGTAATCCGGGAGGTGCGCTTTTTCGTAGGGGGAGGGAAGAGACCCAAGCCCAAGGCGGAGCCCTCCTCGCTCCCCCCTCTTTCCCCAGAGGAGGAGGCCCGTTTGCAGGCGCTGGTAAAGGGGAGCCCCGTGGAGTTGCAGCCGGTGTTGTTGCGGGCCGGGCAGGCGGTGTTGCGGCGGTACAAGGCCAGCCCCCATGGGCCTTGTGCGGTGTGTGGGGCGCCCAGCCCTGTTCATCCCTGCAGGGCTTGCCGGCGGCTGCTTGCAGAACCGGTGGTGCGGCGCGAGGCCGTGCGTCTTTCCCGTTTTCCCCTGCGGCCCAGGCTCGAGGGGGAACCTCTGGAAGCGGCCCGCTATCTGGCCCGGAAAAAGCTGGAGGCCCAGCTCAAGGAGCTGCTGCCTCAGGCCATTCGGCAGCCCGAGCTCATCGCCATACTGCAGGACACCGCTCGGCGCTACCTCCAGCTTTGCACCGGCCAGCAGGAGGTGCAGGCCTACCGGCATCTACTGCCTGCGGAGCTGGCATCGCTCTTGAAAGAGATATGATAGGCCCACTCGAGGGTAAGGGGGCATCATTGCCGCTGCCCGTCTAAACTGGAGGAGGCTATGTCCAGCGAGACCAAACCCAAGCGTATAGGTGGCGATAGCAAGATAAAGGCCGGGCTCATTTGGTTCAACGGGCAGCTGGTGCCCCAAGAGGAGGCGCGGGTCTCGGTGCTGACCCATGCCCTGCACTACGGCACCAGCGTCTTCGAGGGCATCCGAGCCTACGAGACGCCCAAAGGGCCGGCCATCTTCCGCCTACCTGAGCACACCGAGCGCTTTTTTCATAGCGCCAAGGTGATGATGTTCGAAATTCCCTACAGCCCCGAGGAGATCAACCGGGCCATCCAGGAGGTGGTGCGGGCCAACGGCTACAGAAGTTGTTATATCCGCCCGCTGGCCTGGATGGGTGCCCACACCCTTGGGGTGAACCCTCTGCCCAACAACCCTGCCGAGGTGATGATTGCGGCCTGGGAGTGGGGTACCTATCTGGGCGAGGAGGCAGTGCGGAAGGGGGCCAGGCTCATCACCTCCTCCTGGGCCCGCTTTCCTGCCAACGTAATGCCCGGCAAGGCCAAGGTGGGGGGCAACTACGTCAACAGCGCTCTGGCCCGCATGGAGGCCCAGCAGGCTGGAGCGGATGAGGCCCTTTTGCTGGATAAGGAGGGTTTTGTCGCCGAGGGCTCGGGGGAGAACCTGTTTTTCTTCCGCGGGGGGGTGCTTTACGCTATCGAGCACTCGGTCAACCTGATGGGCATCACCCGCGACACCATCATCACCTTGGCCCGCGACCTGGGCTACGAAGTGCGCGAGGTGCGGGCCACCCGGGATCAGCTTTACATGGCCGACGAGGCCTTCATGGTGGGCACCGCTGCCGAGGTGACCCCCATCTCCTACCTCGACCAGCGGCCCATCGGGAACGGCCAGGCAGGGGAGCACACCATGCGGCTTCGCGCCGCTTACATGGACGTGGTGCAGGGCAAAAACCCCAGGTACGAAGCCTGGCTTACCTACGTGTAGAGGCTGCCTTGGGCAGCCTCTGCCCCCTATTCCAGCCCGGCTAGCCTGCGGTTCTTAGCGATGTATTCGCGCCACTGCTCGGGGACGTCCTCCTCGGGGTAGATGGCCGAGACCGGGCAGGCCGGCACGCAGGCGCCGCAGTCGATGCACTCATCGGGGTGGATGTAGAACTGGTCCCCGCCGTCGTAGATGCACTCGACCGGGCAGACCTCTACGCAGGACTTGTCCTTGGTGCCGATGCAGGGTTCGGTGATCACGTGGGGCATGGGTTCCTCCAACAAAGGGGTTTTGCTTGCTCGAGACCGACAAGCTAGCTACCTATTCTAGGGGAATCTGGGAAAAGTCAATGGGTGCCCTATACTGGGGCGCTGGGAGGCGCCTTGGGCAGCATGGAAGCGGTAGAGTTCTTGCGCGGCGCGCTGGAGATTCCCTCGGTTTCCGGGCAGGAGCGGGCGGTGGCCGAGTACCTGGTCGAGGGAATGCGGCGGATGGGGTACCCCCGCGCCTGGGTGGACGAGGCCGACAACGCCCGCGGCCAGATTGGGAATGGGCCGCTGCAGGTGGTGCTCCTGGGGCACATCGACACCGTGCCGGGGGAGATTCCGGTGCGGCTGGTGGGGGACAAGCTCTTTGGGCGGGGCTCGGTGGATGCCAAGGGCCCTTTCGTGACCTTCGTGCTGGCCGCGGCTGCCCTGCCCGAGGAGGTGCTTGGGCGGATGACCGTGCACCTGGTGGGGGCCACCGAGGAGGAGGTGCCCAGCTCCAAGGGGGCGCGGTACGTGGTGGACAAGCTCAGGCCCGATTTCGTAATCATCGGGGAGCCCTCGGGCTGGCAGGGCATTACCCTGGGCTACAAAGGGCGCCTTTTGGTGCGGGTGCGGCGGGAGAAGGACAACTTTCACTCTGCCCACCACGAACCCAACGCGGCTGAGGAGCTCATCAGCTACTTCGTGAGCATCAAGGCCTGGGCCGAGGCCATGAATGTGGGCCAGGGGCCCTTCCACCAGGTGCAGTACAGCCTGCGGGACTTTCGCATCGAGAACCCGGACAACCGTCAGTTTGCCGAGATGAGGTTCGACCTGCGTCTGCCCCCCCGGCTCTCGGTGGAGGAGGCCATCCGGCACCTCACCGCCTATGCGCCGCCCACCCTTGACCTGGATTTCTCCGGGCGGGAGGTGCCCTACGTGGGGCCCAAAGATACCCCCCTGACCCGGGCCCTGCGGGTGGGCATACGTCAGGCGGGGGGGGAGCCGGTCTTCAAGTACAAGACCGGCACTTCCGACATGAACGTGGTGGCCCCCTACTGGAGGGTACCAATGGTGGCCTACGGGCCGGGGGACTCCACCCTCGACCACACCCCCGTGGAGCACCTGGAGATTCCCGAGTTTTTGAAGGCCATTGAGGCCTTGCGGGCAGCCCTTATTCGCCTGGCAGGCTAGAGAGCTCCTCGCGCCAGGGGGGGTTAGCCCCCGCCCGGGTGCAGGTCAGGGCCGCCACACGGGCGGCGAAGCGCAATAGCTCTCCTACGGCCCCAGCATCCAGGGCCGCCAACCCTCCCCGCGACCAGATTCCTTGCGCCCAGAGCCAGCTCAGCACGCCCGCCATGAAGGCATCCCCTGCCCCCACGGTGTCCACTACCTGGACCAGGGGGGCCTGGGTCCGCAGGGTTCCCCACCGGCCAACGGCGAAAGCCCCCTCCCTGCCCTGGGTGACCACCACCAGGGCAGGGCCTTGTTCCAGCCACGCCTGGGCGAGGTCTTCGGGCGCTTGGCCGGGGTAGAGCCAGGCCAGGTCGGCCTGGCTGACCTTGACCAGGTCCACCTGCTTTAGCCAGCGTGCAAGCCGTTCCAGATAGGCCTGTTTGTCGGGGATGAGGAATGGGCGCACGTTGGGGTCGAGCGAGATGAGGCGTTGGCGGGCCTCGCGCGCCATGAGCTGTTCCAGGGTGGAGGCCGAGGGCTCGAGCACCAGCGAGTAAGACCCGAGGTGCAGCGCGGCGTTGGGGGGAAGGTCTGGGGGGAGGTCCTGGGGTCTGAGCAGGCGGTCGGCGGTGTTCTCGCAATAAAAGGAGAAGAACTCGCCGCCCTCAGAGGGGGTGACCAGGGCCAGGGTGGTGAGCTCGGGGCCCTCCTTCAGGTAGTCGAGGCGTACCCCGCTGGCGGCCAGGTGGCGCTTCAATAGCTGCCCGAAGGCATCCTGGGAGACCCGGCCCAGAAAGGCCACCGGGGTGCCCAGGCGGCTCGCTCCCAAGGCCACGTTGTAGGGGGAACCCCCAGGCCGGGGGATGTAGGCCGTGCCCTCCGGGTGGGCCGTTGGGGTCAGGTCAATCAGGGCTTCTCCCGCAACGATTAGCATGCCTGCAGTTTAAGCTGGCCGGGGCTTTGTGGGGGTAGGGGTCGGTTAAGCTATAGCTCATGGGTATTGTGGTGGTGGGCAGCCTCAACATGGACCTGGTGGTGCGGGTCAAGCGGCACCCCAGGGCAGGGGAGACCCTTTTGGGCTCGGACTATGAGACCCATTTCGGGGGCAAGGGGGCCAACCAGGCCGTGGCCGCCTCGAGGATGCTGGGGCGCCCGGCCAAGGCCAAGGTTCGGATGATTGGGCGGGTGGGCCAGGACGAGTTCGGCCAGCAGCTTCGCAATGCGCTCAAGCGCGAGTGCATCAACGTGCATGCCGTGCTGCCCATCCCAGCCCCCACGGGGGTGGCCTTCATTGCGGTGGACGAGAACGGGGAGAACACCATCATCGTCTCGCCGGGGGCCAACCATCGGCTGCGCCCCGAGAACCTGACCCCCGCCGAGTTCGAGGACGCGAGGGTGGTGGTTTTGCAGCTCGAGATCCCCCTGGACACGGTCCGCCGGGCCGCCGAGCTGGGGCGCCAGGCTGGGGCCACGGTCATTTTGAACGCAGCTCCGGTCCAGAAGCTGCCCGAGAAGCTCTTTGAACAAGTGGACCTGCTGGTGCTGAACGAGAACGAGGCCCAGGGCCTGACTGGGGTGGCGCCCGCCTCGGTGGAGCAGGCTTTGGAGCTGGCCCGGCATCTGGCGCAAAGAGTGCCTGCGGTGGTGGTCACCCTAGGGGAGCAGGGAGCAGTCTGGGCAGGCTCCCAGGGCTCGGGCTACCAGCCCGCTTTGCGTGTGGCCAGCGTGGACAATACCGGGGCAGGGGATGCCTTCATCGGGGCTTTGGCGGTGGCCCTCCTCGAGGGGCAAGCTCTACCCGAAGCGGTGCGCTGGGGGGCGGTGGCCGGGGCCCTGGCCACCACCCGGGTGGGGGCCCAGCCCGCGCTGCCCTGCCGGGACGATGTGCTGGCCCGGCTCGGGCAAGTGTAAAAAGCCCCCAGAGGGGGCTTGTTGGGGTCTTGTTCAGTTTAGTTGAGGCTCTCGCCCGCCGCTTCCTCGAACATCCGGCGGGCTTCCTCCAGGCTAATCTCCAGAACCTGGGAGATTTCCTCGGCTAGAAGGTGCAGTGCCCGGCGAAGGGCTTGCCTGTCGAGGTCGGGCAGGCCTTTTTCCAGCTCCCAGGCCCGGAGCTGGCCGGCCAGCGTGGCAATGCGGAACGGGTCGCCCTCGGCCAGGATTTCGGTGGTTTTGCGGTGGCGGGCCGCCCATTGGCGCGGCAAGGGCAGGCGCCCTTCCCGCAGGAGGGTTAGGATTTCGCTCACCTGTTCCGGTGAAAGGGCCCGGCGCAGGCGGGTGCTTTGGGGGGATTCCACAGGAACGTAGGCTTTGGAACGCGTCCCAGGAAAGTCAACTTGATAGTAGGACCTGTCCGAGCCAGCTACTGAACGTTGGGCTATACCCGCCACCACGCCCACACCATACGGCGGCAAAACAACCTTGTCTCCTGGACGGTACTCGCTCACAACGCCACTCCTTTCAAAAGCACCTCGAGCAGATGCTCGAGGTACGCGTCCCGTGGAAACTCGAGCTGCGGAGCGCAGGCTAGGGCTGCGATGCTGGCCG
Proteins encoded:
- a CDS encoding ferredoxin, whose product is MPHVITEPCIGTKDKSCVEVCPVECIYDGGDQFYIHPDECIDCGACVPACPVSAIYPEEDVPEQWREYIAKNRRLAGLE
- a CDS encoding DUF721 domain-containing protein, coding for MPSARSAAELVARILGRKELRAGVERGRAIALWPQVAGPALGQMSEAERLEDGVLFVRVTDSVVAHQLTYLREEFIRRYQEHLPGVIREVRFFVGGGKRPKPKAEPSSLPPLSPEEEARLQALVKGSPVELQPVLLRAGQAVLRRYKASPHGPCAVCGAPSPVHPCRACRRLLAEPVVRREAVRLSRFPLRPRLEGEPLEAARYLARKKLEAQLKELLPQAIRQPELIAILQDTARRYLQLCTGQQEVQAYRHLLPAELASLLKEI
- a CDS encoding ABC transporter permease gives rise to the protein MSNRKWRNLPLPLKAGGVLVLLVLCMALLSALNPTDPNATTPNRLAPPLTPGHPLGTDILGRDTLARLLAGAQNALYVGLVAVGIGLSLGVALGVLAGYVGGWLDQALSVLLEALYALPALLLALLLAAVFNPGVTTSMVAIGLAAVPAFARVARAGVLATKNLPYVEAARALGAGHLRIALRHVMPNITGPLVVQASLAFALAILAEAALSYLGLGTQPPDPSWGRMLREAQSYQELTPYPVIFPGLAISLAVLGFNLLGDGLRDHLDPRKRGR
- a CDS encoding ABC transporter substrate-binding protein, with the protein product MNRWLLIGFAVFFGLGMAQQRGGSITIALQTEPAAWDPTQVAGADISRVVYDNVLQGLVKRNPRGEIVPSLATRWSVSDSGLTYTFTLRQGVKFHDGSDFTAQDVIAKFNRARNPDTRASGHLRPDLYRDITEVSSPNSNTVVFRLRQPNNDFLFILSRPESLIGPRQRPLAEQRVQPVGTGPFRFAAWERGVAVRLERNPNYYIQGLPYLDRVNFRFLGDGDAQLAGLRAGDLDVIAYALLPENALLLSRDPNFRVVAGTATAEAVAGFNNSRPPFNDVRVRRAITLAINKDELIQGAMLGYGTKIGSMRSPGEACYVDLSNFNPYNPEEARRLLAEAGFTNQNPLRFTFNLAAEFPYERRIGEALVAQLNRLGPLQVSIQVTDFNTWIQRVFTQADYAMTLIGHVEANDIGNYANPRYYWRYNNPRFQQLFTQYLRAPNATQACEALAAAQRLLAEDAASVWVMSLPALGAHRARVQNWPQGFLSPGISVAEVWVR
- a CDS encoding CarD family transcriptional regulator, yielding MSEYRPGDKVVLPPYGVGVVAGIAQRSVAGSDRSYYQVDFPGTRSKAYVPVESPQSTRLRRALSPEQVSEILTLLREGRLPLPRQWAARHRKTTEILAEGDPFRIATLAGQLRAWELEKGLPDLDRQALRRALHLLAEEISQVLEISLEEARRMFEEAAGESLN
- a CDS encoding carbohydrate kinase, with product MLIVAGEALIDLTPTAHPEGTAYIPRPGGSPYNVALGASRLGTPVAFLGRVSQDAFGQLLKRHLAASGVRLDYLKEGPELTTLALVTPSEGGEFFSFYCENTADRLLRPQDLPPDLPPNAALHLGSYSLVLEPSASTLEQLMAREARQRLISLDPNVRPFLIPDKQAYLERLARWLKQVDLVKVSQADLAWLYPGQAPEDLAQAWLEQGPALVVVTQGREGAFAVGRWGTLRTQAPLVQVVDTVGAGDAFMAGVLSWLWAQGIWSRGGLAALDAGAVGELLRFAARVAALTCTRAGANPPWREELSSLPGE
- a CDS encoding carbohydrate ABC transporter permease; this encodes MRWLGHLFVGVVVFLVALPFIWMAYAAFIPPKLIFTGEIFSQLAFSLENFQVLGREGFWEGFWGRLLFSALLTGGVTLLQLFTGFLAAYALKEGVPLLPFFLLLLAIPVELLLVPLYGILAGLRLLDTLWALVLPFAASPFIVYLLFQGMRTVPEELLEAARLDGAGHRVLLSRILLPLMRPQLIAAGVLAFAAHWNLVLYPRIVAGSKELKTVQTWITDLQRQNPADWGPLSAAALAATLPLVIVYLLYERRIVETFEEGLKG
- the rbsK gene encoding ribokinase; its protein translation is MGIVVVGSLNMDLVVRVKRHPRAGETLLGSDYETHFGGKGANQAVAASRMLGRPAKAKVRMIGRVGQDEFGQQLRNALKRECINVHAVLPIPAPTGVAFIAVDENGENTIIVSPGANHRLRPENLTPAEFEDARVVVLQLEIPLDTVRRAAELGRQAGATVILNAAPVQKLPEKLFEQVDLLVLNENEAQGLTGVAPASVEQALELARHLAQRVPAVVVTLGEQGAVWAGSQGSGYQPALRVASVDNTGAGDAFIGALAVALLEGQALPEAVRWGAVAGALATTRVGAQPALPCRDDVLARLGQV
- a CDS encoding branched-chain amino acid transaminase; its protein translation is MSSETKPKRIGGDSKIKAGLIWFNGQLVPQEEARVSVLTHALHYGTSVFEGIRAYETPKGPAIFRLPEHTERFFHSAKVMMFEIPYSPEEINRAIQEVVRANGYRSCYIRPLAWMGAHTLGVNPLPNNPAEVMIAAWEWGTYLGEEAVRKGARLITSSWARFPANVMPGKAKVGGNYVNSALARMEAQQAGADEALLLDKEGFVAEGSGENLFFFRGGVLYAIEHSVNLMGITRDTIITLARDLGYEVREVRATRDQLYMADEAFMVGTAAEVTPISYLDQRPIGNGQAGEHTMRLRAAYMDVVQGKNPRYEAWLTYV
- a CDS encoding ABC transporter permease — protein: MLAYSVRRLGFALVTLWLASSLVFAALLLIPGNPAQAILGIEATPEDVAALEARLGLDKPPLERYLSWLSGVLRGDLGLSIRYEQPIAALILNRLGITLPIVLVSLFLAVLIAVPLGVLAARRAGSWVDLAVSMGSLVGVVLPSFWVGLMFIYLFVVWLRLPLPTSFPVEGWENPGRALASLVLPVLTVGLASAAFLVRLVRGSVLEVLSQDYVRTARAKGLSERSVLYKHALRNAALPVATVLGLEFANLLIATVVVETVFGIPGLGSLSLTAISARDYPLLQGVVLVIAAFIVLTNLVVDLLYALLDPRVSYE
- a CDS encoding [LysW]-lysine hydrolase encodes the protein MEAVEFLRGALEIPSVSGQERAVAEYLVEGMRRMGYPRAWVDEADNARGQIGNGPLQVVLLGHIDTVPGEIPVRLVGDKLFGRGSVDAKGPFVTFVLAAAALPEEVLGRMTVHLVGATEEEVPSSKGARYVVDKLRPDFVIIGEPSGWQGITLGYKGRLLVRVRREKDNFHSAHHEPNAAEELISYFVSIKAWAEAMNVGQGPFHQVQYSLRDFRIENPDNRQFAEMRFDLRLPPRLSVEEAIRHLTAYAPPTLDLDFSGREVPYVGPKDTPLTRALRVGIRQAGGEPVFKYKTGTSDMNVVAPYWRVPMVAYGPGDSTLDHTPVEHLEIPEFLKAIEALRAALIRLAG
- a CDS encoding carbohydrate ABC transporter permease produces the protein MHRRSAYWFALPAVGFLGLFLLYPFLDVLRFSTWDWSGLSEPRPVGLQNYRDILRDPDFYRSLQITLVFGVMTLVPFILLSILLAVALDGQPYERPVKALLFLPGLVTLGGATVAWYTLFSPEYGALASVVPVPRWDQSPFWALVLVMLFTIWRHIGYGVLVVSARLKAIPKTLLEAAAVDGASPAQAFRFIILPLLRPAITYLLVIGTVLSLQSYTAVFLLTRGGPFGGTEVLGYYLYKTGFEVGRLGYAAALTVVILLLTLFFAVAQLRLLREGK